TTTCGGTGATAAAGAATTAGGATGCACGCCATTTGGCAGAACCAGATGAGGGTTACTGATGGAGTTGTTTGGAGAGTTCAATTCGAAGTTATCATCTGAATTTGATTGCATCAATGCGAACTTTACAGACGCGAAGCTAGTCTATATGGATCTCTGCCAACCTTTTCGTTGTTATTGCCGGTTCCAATACTCAGGCGCCGCCCTTGAGACCACCTATCACGGCGCCTAATCTTACATACCGCAGCATGCAGTAGGTCTACTGGGGTCCCAGTCTCCTTCCAGATTTGAACTCTTCAAATTTATCCTCAAATTCTAGGTTAAAGTTAATTAACTaacgggtgtattcaattgagattttaagggattttaattcttttaataaatctaggggtattcaatcagaatTTCAAATTattctctgaaattctaggtgtattcaattagaattttaagatagtttattaaaatccttagaaatcttgGTGTactcaattaggattttaaagaagtttataacatttcaggtgtattcaatcagaaattgattttaaaaaatttgagaaaattgaggaattagaaggaatttgagagatttcatagtgtattttaaacatccacaaatctcacatcttcccTTGAAATTtcaagggaattgaatcaaaattttatatagaatctctacaaatcaattaaactccataaaaatccatgaatttataaatccattaaaaactCTCGCGTTCTCAATTGAATACCCTCTAAATTTACAATTTCATAAGAAAGCCAGGTTCAGACCTCTTCAACCTTGACACGATGATCGAATTAGGCCTCGAGCGGTGAACGAGAATCAGTCAAAGTAGAAGagagggacaaggattgtctgccctccacttccagTGCCCTCCCTGTGCCCtcatgttttgtgtggtcacggttaaaccacgtcaacattttatattgttttttttatagatataataagacaaaaatgaatagtaatataaaatgttaacgtggcttaaccgtgaccacacaaacaggagggcacgaggagggcaccggaagtggaggtcagacaatccttgtccagaAGAGAGACTGTGGGTGGTTGAGCTTGTCGGGGAatcttccctctctctcccgcCACTACGTCTTTCATTATTCCTAGCTTCAACAATCATCGCCGTTGGGATCCCTGCGAGTGGGATTTCGCACTTACGCAAATGAGAAAACGACTCCCAAATCACAAAACAAGCCAAACCCAGATAAAAAAAACCAGAGAAATTAAAGTGGATTCGTAAAAGATTGTGTCTTTGATAAAGCCTAAAGTGGGCAAAGAGCCATGAAATTGCAGATGGTTTCGTTAAAGATTGTCTTTGGTAAAGCGTAAAGTGGGAAAGAAAAGCCATGAAATTGCACCAACTCTGCTAAATCATAAGGGAGCGACGATGAGGACGGACAAAATGAGGTAAGGAGAGAGTCTTATTTTAactaaataaattattatatgaaCATAATATGCTTTTTAATCTCTTaacataatcataataatttcatataaaaatttaccaaacactcaaacacttttttattagttaaaaacacttctacaaaaaaaaaaacaataaccaAACATTTAGTTATTTTACAATTATTTATTCTTACACCACAATAAAAGCAGTTTTTTTAAACTACTTTATTTTACAACGGCATAACAGATAACAGTACAACAGatacaattttttgtttaaatcaCATCAATACTTGCTTAGAAGAAGCGGCTGGAATAATTGTCGAGCATCTGCTTCACAATGATCTTGTACGCTGTTTCGGTTGGATGGTAGCTGTCCCAAAAAACATAGTTAGAGTCATCTGTGCAGACATGTTGGAGCTGATTGCACAGTTTTGTTACTTCAATAAGGCCAGTACCACAACACCCTTTATTCGCAACTTCAAACCCTGCCGGCATGGATCGACACAAACATATAAATCTTTACTAATTTATAAGACATGTAATGGAGCTAGCTAGGCAGAGTAAATGAAACATCGTACCGTATTTAGCGGGATTTTTTATGATATCGAGTAGCGGATTATAAATGTCAATGTAGACCACTCTCGAGTTTGGTAGGTTTTTGTTAAGGCGATCCATCTCCACATTGAGCTTGGAATTGAACAGCTGGCATGCTTGGTTTTGTCTTTCATCACAATCTCTTTCTATGCCTCCATTTACCGTTCGTTGTGATGGTACACATCCGATAGGTGGTGCACTTAGTACACCTATTCTTCGTACCCCCAATCCATACAAGTCCTACAAAATTCATAACTTTACTATATCAATTAAATAGTGAAAAGATgcacatttttcatttttagcaATTTGTATCACGAAAATACACACCTTGACGAAATCAGAGGCATGTTTGAGCATGAAGTCGGTGTAAGAAGGAACGTCATACTCCAATCTCCTAGCACCGGTAAGAAAATAGGTATAAGAAATATCGTTGCTGCCGGCTACCACAAAAATCAGACTGTTTTTTATAATGAAGTTTGTTTTCTCCTCTCCAACAATTCCTTTCAGCTTTTCTATGTACTCCTTGAACTGTTTTATTTGGTCGGATAGCGATGCAACTACCTACACAATCGAATTCCAGAATTAATGAAggaggaaaaaataaaattaacaaaagaatAAAGGATTGGAGCTTTAAATATATAGGTCATACCCCGAGTTTTGCTGTCAATGGATCATAACCTACAGCACCGTTAGCCATGACAACACCGGTAAGGAGGTCATTAGGCTGCAGGGTTGGATCCAAATATGCCGGCAACAGCTCCTTGATTCCGAATGCTTCCACTggacatgaaaaaaaaatcgtaACATAGAGGAGGGTTAATTGAACATTTTATTGTATAAGAGAATATTTCGGAATATTTGGGACAAAATTAGAGATAAAAAGTATTATATTCTcggatttttcacaaaaaactaGGAGTTAGCGCACGGTTTTTTATCGGTTTTACGAAGTTCTACAAAAGCAAAGCCAGAATGGCTACTAGTTAGTAATCTTTTATTAGTGTTTAatggtggtgatgatgatgacgacaaTGATTGTG
Above is a window of Malus sylvestris chromosome 15, drMalSylv7.2, whole genome shotgun sequence DNA encoding:
- the LOC126603374 gene encoding GDSL esterase/lipase EXL3-like — translated: MHADAGGLGLFIPKLIRLQMQSSYVIFVIFLCNIISMSNVTEAAATVKLPENVTIPAVIVFGDSIVDTGNNNKNFVTFARCNFLPYGKDLKGGMPTGRYSNGKVPSDFIVEAFGIKELLPAYLDPTLQPNDLLTGVVMANGAVGYDPLTAKLGVVASLSDQIKQFKEYIEKLKGIVGEEKTNFIIKNSLIFVVAGSNDISYTYFLTGARRLEYDVPSYTDFMLKHASDFVKDLYGLGVRRIGVLSAPPIGCVPSQRTVNGGIERDCDERQNQACQLFNSKLNVEMDRLNKNLPNSRVVYIDIYNPLLDIIKNPAKYGFEVANKGCCGTGLIEVTKLCNQLQHVCTDDSNYVFWDSYHPTETAYKIIVKQMLDNYSSRFF